The Benincasa hispida cultivar B227 chromosome 11, ASM972705v1, whole genome shotgun sequence genome has a segment encoding these proteins:
- the LOC120090683 gene encoding uncharacterized protein LOC120090683 — protein sequence MAILAEKYFSAIVSCQVHKSVSVIKNKLTEEQMRMFKTTPFGPLLDVDLVFNGQHFHHFLLREVTDANLDVISFNILGKKDLNDKDSSCKDVENAFEKSTFINDEDAVKVALTLFIKMVMIGKDKKIQFDVKTFGVVNDPEVFRHYDWSAIFFKRTLNSMKTIMHGKKEAHETKKVENAHYASYYRIEGFVLAFELCSFISISL from the exons ATGGCCATCCTTGCTGAGAAATATTTTTCTGCTATAGTTTCTTGCCAAGTCCACAAATCTGTGTCCGTTATTAAGAACAAGTTGACAGAAGAGCAGATGAGAATGTTTAAAACAACGCCCTTTGGTCCACTGTTGGATGTAGATCTTGTATTTAATGGGCAACATTTTCACCATTTTCTGTTGAGGGAGGTAACAGATGCGAACTTAGACGTTATATCATTCAACATACTAGGGAAGAAG GACCTAAATGATAAGGATAGTTCTTGCAAGGATGTGGAGAATGCGTTTGAGAAGTCCACTTTTATAAATGATGAAGATGCCGTCAAGGTTGCATTGACATTATTCATCAAAATGGTGATGATTGGAAAAgacaaaaaaattcaatttgatgtGAAGACATTTGGGGTTGTTAATGACCCTGAAGTCTTTAGACATTATGACTGGTCAGCCATCTTTTTCAAACGTACCTTGAATAGCATGAAGACTATCATGCACGGGAAGAAGGAGGCACATGAGACAAAGAAAGTAGAAAATGCTCATTATGCCTCATATTATCGTATAGAGGGGTTTGTACTTGCATTCGAGCTATGTTCTTTCATTTCCATTTCACTTTAG